In Syntrophorhabdus sp., a single window of DNA contains:
- a CDS encoding hydantoinase/oxoprolinase family protein, with amino-acid sequence MQDRYYRLGCDIGGTFTDFVLLDDQTGEIKTGKCLTTPRDPSDAVEEGIRGLEKTTPDFVGKLDELIHGTTLVINSIIERKGAKTGLITTKGFRDVLEIGREIRYAPYDIFAEFPQPLIPRRLRLEVDERIRSDGTILTPLDPEDARRTVRALLDMGVESIAVCLLNSFENPVHERMIEEIIHREAPEVSTSISYHVLPQIKEYERTSTTVTNAYVKPLTGRYLSKLSGRLESIGFTGKLFIMLSSGGVTSVDTAARFPVRIIESGPTAAVIAGQYYGKHFNIPEMFCFDMGGTTAKSCLIQKGVAGVVPTFEVGRVQRFMKGSGLTIQVPVVDLMEIGAGGGSIAKVSKLGTLQVGPESSGADPGPICYGRGGQDPCVTDADLLLGYLDENYFLGGTMKLDKEGARRGVEERIAKPLGVSFIQAVWGIHDLINETMAAAAKTHIAEKGGNPKIVTIAAFGGAGPVHAYGLAKKLGSPRMLIPPNAGVGSAMGFFTAPRAFDLLRSHKVSLGDASFGDVEDIFKGLEQDAAEILKKEATTDTIRFERSLDMRFVGQGSEMNISLPDGDFTKVTKAEVRQRFDDAYRKLYGRTYPDSEVEFINFKVRASLPEKLLQLPKIEGRVGTLDKAVKGQRLAYSPVSKDFIPHTVYDRYGLFPSARFPGPAIIEEKESTLIVGEDARVSVDDFGFLWIDLKEVC; translated from the coding sequence ATGCAAGACAGGTATTACCGGCTGGGTTGCGATATCGGAGGCACCTTCACTGATTTTGTCCTGCTCGATGACCAAACGGGGGAGATAAAGACCGGCAAGTGCCTGACCACGCCCCGGGACCCGTCGGATGCCGTGGAGGAGGGGATACGGGGCCTCGAGAAGACGACCCCCGATTTCGTGGGGAAGCTGGACGAGCTCATCCACGGGACGACGCTCGTCATCAACTCCATAATCGAGAGAAAGGGAGCGAAAACGGGCCTCATCACGACGAAAGGGTTCAGGGACGTTCTGGAGATAGGCCGCGAGATCCGCTACGCTCCCTACGACATATTCGCGGAATTCCCGCAGCCGCTGATCCCCAGGAGACTTCGCCTGGAGGTGGACGAAAGGATTCGCAGCGACGGGACCATCTTGACGCCCCTCGACCCGGAAGACGCGAGAAGGACCGTGAGGGCGCTTCTCGATATGGGTGTCGAGTCCATTGCCGTGTGCCTTCTCAACTCCTTCGAGAACCCTGTCCACGAGCGCATGATCGAGGAGATCATCCACAGGGAGGCGCCGGAGGTCTCCACGTCCATCTCCTATCACGTCCTTCCGCAGATAAAGGAGTATGAAAGGACGAGCACCACGGTGACGAACGCGTACGTCAAACCCCTCACGGGACGGTACCTGTCGAAGCTGTCGGGACGGCTGGAGTCCATAGGCTTCACGGGCAAGCTCTTCATCATGCTGTCGAGCGGAGGCGTCACCTCTGTCGACACGGCCGCGCGGTTTCCCGTGCGCATCATCGAGTCGGGGCCGACGGCTGCGGTCATCGCCGGCCAGTACTACGGGAAGCATTTCAACATCCCCGAGATGTTCTGCTTCGATATGGGCGGTACGACGGCGAAATCGTGCCTCATCCAGAAAGGGGTGGCCGGTGTCGTTCCCACCTTCGAGGTGGGAAGGGTCCAGAGGTTCATGAAGGGAAGCGGGCTCACCATCCAGGTCCCCGTTGTCGACCTCATGGAGATAGGGGCCGGTGGCGGCAGCATCGCGAAGGTGAGCAAGCTGGGGACGCTGCAGGTGGGGCCTGAAAGCTCCGGCGCGGACCCCGGACCTATCTGCTACGGCAGGGGAGGACAGGACCCCTGTGTGACCGATGCCGACCTCCTGCTGGGGTACCTCGACGAGAACTACTTTCTCGGGGGCACGATGAAGCTCGACAAGGAGGGGGCCCGCCGCGGTGTAGAGGAGAGGATCGCGAAGCCGCTGGGTGTTTCCTTCATTCAGGCCGTCTGGGGCATACACGACCTCATCAACGAGACGATGGCGGCGGCGGCAAAGACGCACATCGCGGAAAAGGGAGGCAATCCCAAGATCGTCACCATAGCGGCCTTCGGCGGTGCCGGGCCGGTCCATGCCTACGGGCTCGCGAAGAAGCTGGGGTCGCCGCGGATGCTCATTCCGCCGAACGCGGGAGTCGGCTCGGCGATGGGGTTCTTTACGGCCCCGCGGGCCTTCGACCTTTTGAGAAGCCACAAGGTGTCACTGGGGGACGCCTCCTTCGGGGACGTAGAGGACATCTTCAAAGGGCTTGAACAGGATGCCGCCGAGATACTGAAGAAGGAGGCCACGACCGACACGATCCGATTTGAACGGTCCCTTGACATGCGTTTTGTCGGACAGGGCTCGGAGATGAACATCTCCTTACCCGACGGGGATTTCACGAAGGTGACGAAGGCCGAGGTCAGGCAGCGTTTTGATGACGCGTACCGGAAGCTCTACGGGAGGACGTACCCGGATTCGGAGGTGGAGTTCATCAACTTCAAGGTCAGGGCCAGCCTCCCCGAGAAGCTTCTGCAGCTGCCGAAGATCGAAGGAAGGGTCGGGACCCTCGACAAGGCGGTCAAGGGCCAGCGGCTTGCCTATTCGCCCGTTTCGAAGGATTTCATCCCCCATACCGTTTACGACCGGTACGGTCTCTTTCCGTCGGCACGATTTCCCGGTCCCGCGATCATCGAAGAGAAAGAGTCCACCCTCATCGTGGGTGAGGACGCCCGCGTGTCCGTCGATGACTTCGGGTTCCTCTGGATCGATCTCAAGGAGGTGTGCTGA
- a CDS encoding hydantoinase B/oxoprolinase family protein — MARTFDPITLEILWRRLISIVDEADGSVARTAFSSLLRDAHDYTCMFTDRFGRELAQGTFATPGQSGAMALGIKNLVNKYPLDFYSEGDAFITNDPWALAGHLNDVCVMSPIFYKDRLVAFTACVFHHSDIGGRVASDNHDVFEEGIFIPLVKLYDKGVLNESVLDLIRWNVRTPDEVIGDIRSQIAANHVCGEKICQMLKESDLENLDDLADQIIGLTEKSMREEIERIPDGVYRTRGVIEQMKGKDDIIIEAKVEIRGSDIIVDLEGSSGQVNWGGNVVYNFTYAYVFMAVKSMFAPDIPNNDGCARPIRLTAPEGTVVNCKFPAAVAARMGVGHFLTEVIYRALSDVLPGKVIAASGGTPAAMNVFYGKRKDARPWHSVIIRGGGMGAGARNDGNYVYIFPANGANTPVEIFESDTPLIVEKREIVADSGGAGRMKGGLGKREVFRVPDDEYAPIPPVNLGIQAGRYIYPAEGLFGGKPGAKAQFLVNGVPGNSYGLTQLKPGDVVIIDAAGGGGYGSAGERDPELVLNDVREGYVSPESARSDYKVAVDPKTLEIDEEETRKLRQ; from the coding sequence ATGGCTCGTACCTTCGATCCGATAACACTCGAGATCCTGTGGAGACGGCTCATCTCCATCGTGGATGAAGCGGACGGCAGCGTCGCCCGCACCGCCTTTTCGAGTCTCCTCAGGGACGCGCACGATTACACCTGCATGTTCACCGACCGTTTCGGCAGGGAACTGGCGCAGGGTACCTTTGCCACGCCGGGACAGTCGGGCGCGATGGCCCTCGGCATCAAGAACCTTGTGAACAAGTATCCCCTTGACTTTTACAGCGAGGGAGACGCCTTCATCACTAATGACCCCTGGGCGCTCGCGGGACATCTCAACGATGTCTGCGTCATGAGCCCCATATTCTACAAGGACAGACTGGTCGCGTTCACCGCCTGCGTTTTCCATCATTCGGATATCGGCGGACGCGTCGCGTCCGACAACCATGACGTCTTTGAGGAGGGGATCTTCATTCCCCTGGTGAAGCTCTACGACAAGGGCGTGCTGAACGAGTCCGTTCTCGACCTCATCCGCTGGAACGTGAGGACCCCCGATGAGGTCATCGGAGATATCCGTTCCCAGATAGCCGCGAACCACGTCTGCGGTGAAAAGATCTGCCAGATGCTCAAGGAGAGCGATCTTGAGAACCTCGACGACCTCGCGGACCAGATCATCGGTCTCACCGAGAAGAGCATGAGGGAAGAGATCGAGAGGATCCCTGACGGAGTGTACCGGACGAGGGGTGTCATCGAGCAGATGAAGGGGAAGGATGACATCATCATCGAGGCAAAGGTGGAGATCAGGGGAAGCGATATCATCGTCGATCTCGAGGGGTCGTCGGGACAGGTGAACTGGGGCGGCAATGTGGTATACAATTTCACGTATGCCTATGTCTTCATGGCGGTAAAGAGCATGTTCGCGCCGGACATCCCCAACAATGACGGATGCGCGCGACCGATCAGGCTGACCGCGCCCGAGGGAACCGTCGTCAACTGCAAGTTCCCCGCGGCCGTGGCGGCACGCATGGGAGTGGGCCACTTTCTGACGGAGGTCATATACCGGGCGCTGTCCGACGTGCTGCCCGGCAAGGTGATAGCCGCGTCAGGCGGCACACCGGCGGCGATGAACGTCTTCTACGGGAAGAGAAAGGACGCGAGGCCCTGGCACAGCGTCATCATCAGGGGCGGCGGCATGGGGGCGGGGGCCCGCAACGACGGCAACTATGTCTACATCTTCCCGGCCAACGGGGCGAACACGCCCGTTGAGATCTTCGAGAGCGACACGCCGCTTATTGTGGAGAAACGGGAGATAGTCGCCGATTCCGGCGGTGCCGGCAGGATGAAGGGCGGGCTGGGGAAGCGAGAGGTATTCAGGGTCCCTGATGATGAGTATGCCCCCATTCCCCCTGTTAATCTGGGGATCCAGGCGGGCCGTTACATCTATCCGGCAGAGGGCCTTTTCGGAGGAAAGCCCGGGGCGAAGGCACAGTTCCTGGTGAACGGCGTGCCGGGGAACTCCTACGGGCTGACCCAGCTAAAGCCCGGCGACGTGGTGATCATAGACGCCGCTGGCGGCGGCGGCTACGGCAGCGCCGGTGAACGGGACCCGGAGCTGGTGCTCAATGACGTCCGCGAGGGATATGTGAGCCCTGAAAGCGCGAGGTCGGACTACAAAGTGGCGGTCGATCCGAAGACACTCGAGATCGATGAGGAAGAGACAAGGAAACTGAGACAGTGA
- a CDS encoding phenylacetate--CoA ligase — MERPFDSKVRSEKELKVLQLDGLKWTVEHAYNGSVHYRRKLDEAGVRPGDINSLTDIHKLPFTTSKDLQEGYPFPLRSVPFEDVVRIHASSGTTGKRKVLCYTAKDIDDWANMFARCYSYADCTPEDRIQIAVGYGVWTAGWGFQNGCERFGSMSIPIGPGNTDMQCQFLEDFGTTVMTCTASMGLLMAELIEAKGLRGKIPLRKMIFGSERASDAMRQRISELSGVAFDQLFDIPGMTELYGPGTGLDCRYHTGIHYWADYYILEILNPETLEPVPEGEVGEMVVTTLRKEAAPLIRYRTRDLTRIMPGKCPCGSLMPRHDRILGRSDDMFIFRAVNIYPSHIDQILSSIREVGSEYQVRLYRKDKGGKDHMTIRVERAQGTEKSHDADKHIRKTIEKEVKRQVLVSCDVEVEDYGSLPRSERKTKRVFDERDS, encoded by the coding sequence ATGGAGCGGCCATTCGATTCAAAAGTGAGATCGGAAAAGGAACTGAAAGTTCTCCAGCTCGACGGGCTGAAGTGGACCGTCGAGCACGCATACAATGGTTCCGTGCATTATCGGCGAAAGCTCGACGAGGCAGGGGTGAGACCGGGGGATATAAACTCCCTCACGGACATTCACAAGCTGCCCTTCACGACGAGCAAGGACCTTCAGGAGGGATACCCCTTTCCCTTGAGGAGCGTTCCCTTTGAAGATGTGGTCCGCATTCACGCGTCGAGCGGAACAACGGGCAAACGGAAAGTGCTCTGCTACACGGCGAAGGACATCGACGACTGGGCCAACATGTTCGCCCGGTGCTATTCGTACGCGGACTGCACACCCGAGGACAGGATCCAGATAGCCGTGGGATACGGTGTCTGGACCGCGGGATGGGGTTTCCAGAACGGATGTGAACGGTTCGGGTCCATGTCCATCCCCATCGGCCCGGGGAACACGGACATGCAGTGCCAGTTCCTGGAGGACTTCGGGACGACGGTCATGACCTGTACCGCTTCCATGGGCCTTCTCATGGCGGAGCTCATCGAGGCGAAGGGCCTTCGGGGGAAGATCCCCTTGAGGAAGATGATCTTCGGTTCCGAGAGGGCGAGCGATGCCATGCGCCAGAGGATATCCGAGCTTTCAGGAGTGGCCTTCGACCAGCTCTTCGACATTCCGGGCATGACGGAGCTCTACGGTCCGGGAACGGGTCTCGATTGCCGCTACCACACCGGCATCCACTACTGGGCCGATTATTACATACTGGAGATCCTGAACCCTGAAACGCTTGAACCGGTACCCGAAGGCGAGGTGGGGGAGATGGTGGTGACGACGCTTCGTAAGGAGGCGGCGCCCCTCATCCGCTACCGCACGAGGGACCTGACAAGGATCATGCCGGGAAAATGCCCCTGTGGCAGTCTCATGCCCCGTCATGACAGGATACTGGGACGAAGCGACGACATGTTCATCTTCAGGGCCGTGAACATCTATCCCAGCCACATAGACCAGATACTCTCCAGCATCAGGGAGGTCGGCAGCGAATACCAGGTCCGTCTCTACAGAAAGGACAAGGGCGGCAAGGACCACATGACGATCAGGGTGGAGCGGGCGCAGGGGACCGAGAAGTCCCACGACGCCGATAAGCACATCCGCAAGACCATAGAAAAGGAGGTCAAGAGACAGGTGCTCGTGAGCTGTGACGTGGAGGTGGAGGATTACGGCTCCCTTCCGAGATCGGAACGTAAAACGAAAAGGGTTTTTGACGAAAGGGATTCATAG
- a CDS encoding (2Fe-2S)-binding protein, whose product MMKKEVVFTLNNEEVIVEVDPKWTLLHLLREVLELTGTKEGCGVGECGACTVIVDGEAVNSCLYPVMEVEGRSVVTIEGVASPDGTLHPIQQAFIENNGVQCGYCTSGMIMSAKALLDKKNDPTEDEIRTSIAGNICRCTGYVQIVESIQQAAERMKK is encoded by the coding sequence ATGATGAAGAAAGAGGTGGTGTTCACTCTGAATAACGAAGAGGTCATCGTGGAGGTCGACCCGAAATGGACGCTTCTCCACCTGTTGCGGGAAGTCCTCGAGCTGACGGGTACGAAGGAAGGATGCGGGGTGGGTGAGTGCGGCGCGTGTACCGTGATCGTTGACGGTGAGGCCGTGAACTCGTGCCTGTATCCCGTGATGGAGGTCGAGGGAAGGTCGGTGGTCACGATCGAAGGTGTCGCCTCGCCGGACGGCACGCTCCACCCCATTCAACAGGCATTCATAGAGAACAACGGTGTTCAGTGCGGCTATTGCACGAGTGGCATGATCATGTCCGCCAAGGCCCTCCTCGACAAGAAGAACGATCCGACGGAGGACGAGATCCGGACCAGCATAGCGGGAAATATCTGCCGGTGTACCGGGTACGTCCAGATCGTTGAATCGATACAGCAGGCGGCAGAGAGAATGAAGAAATAG
- a CDS encoding xanthine dehydrogenase family protein molybdopterin-binding subunit gives MENLLHVGKNVPRTAEIDKVTGHAVYIDEYKRPGMLHGKILYSRYAHARIRSINTEKAKKLPGVRAVITGYDIPDVRVGFLGDQTVLKRDVVRQFRDEVAAVAAVTPEIAEEALGLIEVEYEPLPAIFDPMEAMKPDAPLIHETDARGRPLRSNILPLPWKFSAGDVDKAREESAHVVKHDVTTPWINQCCMGTSGCVAEFDSNNNLTYCAQTNVIFGAKQRIAAYLRNIGLKGKKIRIFNPVVGGSFGTKLDTDIYEFVCIQLALKTRRPVKIRFTREEEFMALPPRQASRFTIEQGCDKEGKLTFRKVDAILDNGAYTSWGATTPSVMMLPISSMYRVPNVSFQATCVYTNNIYSQAMRGYGNPQAAFAVETSMDLLAEKAGIDAAEFRMINRNHPGDVTPMGLKITTCPLEQCIITVKEKIKWDEKRGKGNGRGVGMASLIHVAGGARVYLSDGTGIRIKVNEEGEVDVLSGSTDQGQGSPTVIAQIIAEATGFRPEDVNIVFGDTALGLWDAGTHASRHTFVAGNAAVRAGEMVKRQILELAVEYIPKLVKRTLKQQQKKNPEFVPPELDYTLIDSPDKLELKNRMIYPREAPDHPHFKTEVSKILTAGLHVGVGESKAVVAEVFWDPPTQMLNAEMKGNYSCTYAFGTAGVEVEVDRQTGEVKIVKLVSAHDVGRAINPTLVKGQIYGAAYIGVGYGLTERVQVVDGKVVNANFRDYKILTANDRIPVEAVIIEDPDPAGPYGAKGIGEPGLVPTAPAIANAVYDAVGVWIKDLPITPEKVLAALKAQGR, from the coding sequence ATGGAGAACTTGCTGCATGTTGGAAAGAATGTTCCGAGAACCGCCGAGATCGACAAGGTCACCGGTCACGCGGTGTATATAGACGAGTATAAGCGGCCCGGTATGCTGCACGGGAAGATACTGTACAGCCGGTACGCTCACGCGCGGATCAGATCCATCAACACGGAGAAGGCGAAGAAGCTGCCCGGGGTGCGCGCCGTGATCACCGGATATGATATCCCTGACGTGAGGGTGGGCTTTCTCGGCGACCAGACGGTCCTCAAGCGAGATGTCGTCCGCCAGTTCAGGGATGAGGTCGCGGCGGTGGCGGCCGTCACACCCGAGATCGCCGAGGAGGCTCTCGGGCTCATAGAGGTGGAATACGAACCGTTGCCGGCGATATTCGATCCCATGGAGGCCATGAAGCCGGACGCGCCGCTCATCCATGAGACCGACGCGAGGGGCCGTCCGCTGAGAAGCAACATCCTTCCCCTGCCGTGGAAGTTCTCTGCCGGGGACGTCGATAAGGCCCGGGAGGAGTCGGCCCATGTCGTGAAGCACGACGTGACAACCCCGTGGATCAACCAGTGCTGCATGGGAACGAGCGGGTGTGTTGCCGAGTTTGACAGCAACAACAATCTGACCTACTGCGCACAGACGAACGTCATCTTCGGGGCCAAGCAGAGGATCGCCGCCTACCTCAGGAACATCGGTCTCAAGGGAAAGAAAATACGGATCTTCAACCCTGTTGTCGGGGGAAGCTTCGGCACGAAGCTCGATACGGATATCTATGAGTTCGTCTGCATTCAGCTCGCATTGAAGACACGCAGACCGGTAAAGATCAGATTCACCAGGGAAGAGGAGTTCATGGCGCTGCCTCCCCGGCAGGCCTCCCGGTTCACGATCGAACAGGGGTGCGACAAGGAGGGGAAGCTGACCTTCCGCAAGGTCGACGCCATCCTCGACAACGGCGCCTACACCTCCTGGGGTGCGACCACGCCGTCCGTCATGATGCTGCCCATATCGTCGATGTACCGCGTGCCCAATGTCTCCTTCCAGGCGACCTGCGTCTATACGAACAACATCTACTCCCAGGCCATGAGGGGCTACGGGAACCCGCAGGCGGCGTTCGCGGTGGAGACCTCGATGGATCTCCTGGCGGAGAAGGCCGGCATAGACGCGGCCGAGTTCCGGATGATCAACCGCAACCATCCCGGAGACGTCACGCCAATGGGCCTCAAGATCACAACCTGTCCCCTGGAGCAATGTATCATCACGGTGAAGGAGAAGATCAAATGGGACGAGAAGCGGGGCAAGGGCAACGGCCGGGGAGTCGGCATGGCATCACTCATCCACGTCGCCGGGGGGGCCCGGGTCTATCTCTCGGATGGAACGGGCATACGGATCAAGGTGAATGAGGAGGGTGAGGTGGACGTGCTTTCCGGCAGCACCGATCAGGGCCAGGGATCGCCCACCGTCATCGCGCAGATAATTGCCGAGGCCACGGGTTTCCGGCCCGAGGACGTCAATATAGTCTTCGGCGACACCGCTCTCGGGCTCTGGGACGCCGGTACCCATGCCAGCAGGCATACCTTTGTCGCAGGCAACGCTGCCGTCAGGGCCGGTGAGATGGTGAAGCGCCAGATCCTGGAGCTCGCTGTGGAGTACATCCCCAAACTGGTCAAGAGGACCTTGAAACAGCAGCAAAAGAAGAACCCCGAGTTCGTGCCGCCTGAACTGGATTACACGTTGATCGACAGCCCGGACAAACTTGAGCTGAAGAACCGCATGATATATCCCAGGGAGGCCCCGGACCATCCCCATTTCAAGACCGAGGTCAGCAAGATCCTGACAGCCGGGCTTCACGTGGGTGTCGGTGAGAGCAAAGCGGTCGTCGCGGAGGTGTTCTGGGATCCGCCAACGCAGATGCTGAACGCCGAGATGAAGGGCAATTATTCGTGCACCTATGCCTTCGGGACGGCGGGCGTCGAGGTGGAGGTGGACAGGCAGACCGGCGAGGTGAAGATCGTGAAACTGGTTTCCGCCCATGACGTGGGCCGTGCCATCAATCCCACCCTGGTCAAGGGGCAGATATACGGTGCGGCATACATAGGGGTCGGTTACGGTCTTACCGAGAGAGTGCAGGTTGTTGATGGAAAAGTGGTGAACGCGAACTTCCGCGACTACAAGATCCTGACGGCAAACGACAGGATCCCCGTGGAGGCGGTCATCATCGAAGATCCCGATCCCGCCGGACCTTATGGAGCAAAAGGCATTGGTGAGCCGGGCCTGGTTCCGACGGCACCGGCCATCGCGAATGCCGTCTATGACGCGGTGGGTGTTTGGATCAAGGACCTGCCCATCACGCCCGAGAAGGTGCTTGCTGCTCTCAAGGCGCAGGGCCGGTGA
- a CDS encoding aminotransferase class V-fold PLP-dependent enzyme yields the protein MEKKRLIYMDNAATSFPKPPQAIRAMVRFMEDVGANPGRSGHPLAREAGEVVDGTRRSLARLFNADDPCRFCFTLNVTQALNTVFLGYLNPGDHVVTTSMEHNSVMRPLVYLQETGHISLDIAPCDRKGFLDVSALAGLLRKDTRLVVVNHASNVCGTLQDVAAVRAVIGDIPLLLDTAQTAGCYPIDVKALGIDILAFTGHKGLMGPQGTGGFYVREGIDLRPLMRGGTGSRSEDLHQPDLMPDLMESGTQNNVGIAGLGAAVEFILGEGVEKIRRHEEELTQRLYDGIYDLQNVAIYGPLDPAKQTATVSVTFESTLPEGSEGSLGCGAINLEWFADGVGVGEAEDVLGSQYNIVVRVGLHCAPMAHRTIGTFPDGTVRLSMGYFNTPEDIDAAVRAIRRIAV from the coding sequence ATGGAGAAGAAAAGGCTCATTTACATGGACAATGCCGCGACTTCCTTTCCGAAACCGCCGCAGGCGATACGGGCCATGGTCCGTTTCATGGAGGATGTGGGTGCGAACCCCGGCCGTTCCGGTCACCCGCTGGCCCGCGAGGCGGGGGAGGTCGTGGATGGGACGCGCAGGAGCCTGGCCCGTCTTTTCAATGCCGACGATCCCTGCAGGTTCTGCTTCACGCTGAATGTTACCCAGGCGCTCAACACCGTATTCCTGGGATACCTGAACCCCGGGGACCACGTGGTCACAACCTCCATGGAGCACAATTCCGTGATGCGTCCCCTGGTGTATCTGCAGGAGACCGGGCATATATCCCTCGATATCGCGCCCTGTGACCGAAAAGGCTTCCTGGACGTGAGTGCCCTTGCGGGATTGCTCCGCAAAGATACCCGGCTGGTGGTTGTGAACCACGCATCGAATGTCTGTGGCACCCTGCAGGATGTGGCGGCGGTAAGGGCCGTTATCGGTGATATCCCCCTTCTCCTCGATACCGCGCAGACAGCGGGTTGTTATCCTATTGATGTGAAGGCCCTGGGTATAGACATCCTTGCCTTCACCGGCCACAAGGGGCTCATGGGTCCCCAGGGGACGGGAGGATTCTACGTGAGGGAGGGGATCGATTTGCGACCCCTCATGCGGGGCGGGACGGGCAGCAGGTCCGAAGACCTTCACCAGCCCGATCTCATGCCCGACCTGATGGAGAGCGGTACACAGAACAACGTGGGGATCGCCGGTCTCGGTGCCGCCGTGGAGTTCATTCTCGGGGAAGGTGTGGAGAAGATCCGCCGTCACGAGGAGGAACTGACGCAAAGACTCTATGACGGCATCTACGACCTGCAGAATGTCGCGATCTACGGTCCCCTCGACCCGGCCAAGCAGACTGCGACGGTGTCCGTGACCTTTGAGAGCACGCTGCCCGAGGGCTCGGAAGGCTCCCTGGGATGCGGTGCCATCAACCTCGAATGGTTCGCGGACGGTGTTGGTGTCGGGGAAGCGGAGGACGTTCTGGGGAGTCAGTACAATATTGTGGTGCGCGTCGGCTTGCATTGCGCGCCGATGGCCCACAGGACGATCGGCACATTCCCGGATGGCACCGTTCGTCTCAGCATGGGGTACTTCAACACCCCTGAAGACATCGATGCCGCGGTGCGGGCGATACGGCGGATCGCGGTTTGA
- a CDS encoding methylmalonyl-CoA epimerase, translating into MKIERIDHICFAVSDLEETKRVYREDFGLVPSCEYIAESEKIKVSRYYIGEVAVEFMESTAPDGEVAKFIEKRGEGVFLISYKVDDLTKAMDELKEKNVDLIDKKPRELFGTRYAFVHHPSRLHGVLTELLEGDFDINK; encoded by the coding sequence ATGAAGATCGAAAGGATCGACCACATATGCTTCGCGGTGAGTGACCTGGAGGAGACGAAGCGGGTGTACCGGGAGGATTTCGGGCTTGTCCCGTCCTGCGAGTATATCGCGGAATCGGAAAAGATCAAGGTGTCGCGCTACTACATCGGGGAGGTCGCCGTCGAATTCATGGAATCGACGGCACCCGACGGTGAGGTGGCGAAGTTCATCGAGAAACGGGGAGAGGGTGTCTTTCTCATATCCTACAAAGTGGACGACCTCACGAAGGCGATGGACGAGCTGAAGGAGAAGAACGTGGACCTCATCGACAAGAAGCCCCGGGAACTCTTCGGCACGCGGTATGCCTTCGTGCATCACCCGAGTAGGCTTCACGGGGTGCTCACGGAACTCCTGGAAGGCGATTTCGATATCAATAAGTGA
- a CDS encoding NAD(P)H-binding protein encodes MKVLVLGGTGGMGQGVARDLIKQDRIEKVVLGDINVDPARVQEKLRASPKVSLVRIDVNDHAGMVGEIKGADVVVNCAGPFYKTAVAVARAAVEAKVNYIDICDDYEAAQILFASDIDAAAKEAGITVLTGMGSDPGTNNVLVKWYANRLDRVDEIYLYWVVSIAELAGAAWDHSLHMVLGKIPQYIDGRLVEVDGGGGEEVEHFLEPLGECLISYVGHPQPITIPRYITGVKTVVIKGALIPLWVDKLIKEQKAMGLLGSEPVEVRGGKVVPYDLALRLWDTIPKDRDNGPQASGLKVIVKGERQGKQVTYTADIVGRMAPGTGLPASIAALMMDGGEVTVKGVVAPEGCIDPDRFLAELLKRGARIHQTETIRSMFEL; translated from the coding sequence ATGAAGGTACTGGTGCTGGGAGGAACGGGAGGCATGGGCCAGGGGGTCGCGCGAGACCTCATCAAGCAGGACCGAATAGAGAAGGTGGTGCTCGGAGATATCAATGTCGATCCCGCCAGGGTGCAGGAAAAATTGCGGGCCAGCCCGAAGGTGTCCCTCGTGAGGATAGACGTCAATGACCACGCCGGGATGGTTGGAGAGATCAAGGGGGCGGATGTCGTCGTCAACTGTGCGGGACCATTCTATAAGACCGCCGTGGCCGTGGCGAGGGCAGCGGTCGAGGCGAAGGTCAACTACATCGACATATGCGACGATTACGAGGCGGCGCAGATCCTCTTCGCCTCCGATATCGACGCGGCGGCGAAGGAGGCGGGTATAACCGTCCTCACGGGTATGGGATCGGACCCGGGAACGAACAACGTTCTCGTGAAGTGGTACGCGAACAGGCTCGACCGTGTCGATGAGATATATCTCTACTGGGTCGTGAGCATCGCGGAGCTTGCAGGCGCTGCCTGGGACCACAGCCTCCACATGGTCCTCGGCAAGATCCCGCAGTATATCGACGGCCGACTGGTCGAGGTGGACGGAGGCGGCGGTGAGGAGGTGGAGCATTTCCTCGAACCCCTCGGGGAATGCCTGATAAGCTATGTCGGTCATCCCCAGCCCATCACCATACCGCGCTACATCACCGGGGTGAAAACGGTGGTCATAAAGGGGGCCCTCATACCGTTGTGGGTGGACAAGCTTATCAAGGAGCAGAAGGCGATGGGCCTTCTCGGCAGCGAACCCGTCGAGGTCAGGGGGGGGAAGGTGGTGCCCTACGACCTTGCCTTGAGGCTCTGGGACACCATCCCCAAAGACAGGGACAACGGTCCTCAGGCGTCGGGTCTTAAGGTCATAGTGAAAGGTGAGAGACAGGGGAAGCAGGTGACCTATACCGCCGATATCGTCGGCAGGATGGCCCCCGGCACGGGTCTTCCCGCGTCCATAGCGGCCCTCATGATGGACGGGGGTGAGGTCACCGTAAAGGGTGTCGTCGCCCCCGAAGGCTGCATCGACCCCGACCGGTTCCTCGCCGAACTGTTGAAAAGAGGCGCGCGGATACACCAGACGGAGACGATCCGGTCCATGTTCGAGCTTTAA